The Meiothermus sp. QL-1 DNA window TGGTGGGGGTAGCCCTTGACACCCTGCGCCAGATCGAGGCCCAGCTCCAGATGCGCAACTACGAGGGCTTCCTTTCGCGTGGTCGTCTGCGGGGGCGCACCCGCTAGAAGAGGAGAGCGTTGCGATGGCAGAGGCGGTGATTTTTCTAGGCCCCCCCGGAGCGGGCAAGGGCACCCAGGCCAAACGGTTGGCGGCTGACCTGGGCTTCAGGCAGCTCTCCACCGGGGAGATTCTCCGCAGCCATGTGGCCCGCGGCACCGAGCTGGGCAGGCTGGCCAAGCCCCTCATGGACGCGGGCAAGCTGGTTCCAGACGAAATTATTCTGGGTATCATCGGCGAGGAACTGGCCGCGATGCCCAACCCCCGGGTCATCTTCGACGGTTTTCCCCGGACCCTGGCCCAGGCCGAGGCTTTGGACAGGTTGCTGGCTGAGCGGCAGATTCGTCTGCTGGGGGTTTTGCTGGTAACGGCCCCTGAGGAGGAGCTGATCCGACGCCTTTTAGGCCGGGCCCAGCAGGAGGGGCGCTCGGACGACAACGAGGAGACCATCCGGGCCCGTATGGTGGAGTACCGCCAGAAGACCCAGCCTTTGGTGGACTACTACGCCCGCACCGGGAGCCTGAAGGAAATCAACGGTCTGGGTCAGGTGGAAGAGGTCTATCAGGCTATCCAGGCAGCGCTGGGGCTTCGGGCTTAGCCATGGCCATCTACATCAAGTCACCCTGGGAGATTGAGAAGATGACCAAAACCGGTCAGCTCCACACCGCCATTTTTGCCGAGGTGGAGCCCCATATCCGTCCCGGGGTGAGCACCTACGAGCTGGACCAGCTCATCCTGCAGGCCATTGAGCGGGTGGGGGGCAAGGCCCCGCAGATCGGCTACCGGGCAGGGGGCACGGTACCCTATCCCAGCGCGACCTGCATGTCGGTGGACGATGTGGTGGTGCATGGCCTTCCCTCCAAGCGGCCCTTGCGGGAGGGGGAGCTTCTTAAAATCGACTTCCTCTTCACCTACGATGGCTATACCACCGACATGGCCCGGACCTATGCCATTGGCAGGGTTTCTCCGGAGGCTGAGCGGCTCATGCGGGTCACCGAGGAGGCCTTCTGGGTAGGATTTGAGCTTCTGCGTCCGGGAAAACGAATTGGGGATGTGGGTGCAGCGGTACAGGACTTTGTGGAGCGTCAGCACGGTCTGTGGTGCATTCGCGAGATGGTGGGGCACGGGGTGGGCCGTGAACTTCACGAAGATCCCCAGGTGCCCAACTACGGTGAGCCGGGCAAGGGGCCCAAGCTGCGCCCGGGCATGACCCTGGCCTTTGAGCCTATGGTTGCTTTATACCCGGCCAAGATGGTAATATTGCAGGATGGTTGGACGGCCACGGTTGGAAAAGGCAACCTGGCGGCCCACTACGAAAACACGGTCCTCATAACCGAGTCTGGCCCTCGCCTCCTGACGGGGAGCCAGAAGTCTATGCCGGTAGGCCGGTAGTGCGAGGAGGAGCGCTTGCCCAAGGAGAAGGACACCATTCGTGCAGAGGGTGTGGTCAGTGAGGCCCTGCCCAACACCACCTTCCGGGTGCAGCTTGACAACGGTCCGGAGATACTTTGCTACATCTCCGGCAAGATGCGGATGAACTACATCCGAATTCTGCCGGGCGACCGGGTGGTGGTGGAGATCACCCCCTACGACCCCACCCGCGGGCGGATTGTGTACCGGCGATAGCGAGGGAGCCAAGATGAAAGTGCGTACTTCGGTCAAGAGAATGTGCGACAAGTGCAAGGTAATTCGCCGTCGTGGGCGTGTCTACGTGATCTGCGAAGACCCCACCCACAAGCAGCGGCAGGGCTAGGAGGTAAGGGATGGCGCGTATCGCAGGTGTGGAGATCCCCCGCAACAAGCGCGTGGATGTGGCCCTGACCTACATCTACGGAATCGGCCCGGCCCGGGCCAAGGAGGCCCTGGAAGCGACCCAAGTGAACCCTGCCACCCGGGTAAAGGACCTGACCGAGGCCGAGGTGGCCCGCTTGCGCGAGTTTGTGGAGGGTAAGTACAAGCTCGAGGGCGAGCTGCGGGCTGAGGTGGCCGCCAACATCAAGCGGCTGATGGATATCGGTTGCTACCGGGGTCTGCGTCACCGCCGGGGGATGCCGGTGCGGGGACAGCGCACCCGCACCAATGCCCGTACCCGCAAAGGGCCCCGCAAAACGGTGGCAGGGAAGAAGAAAGCGCCCCGCAAGTAACAAAGCGCCAGCGGAGACTCCAGGTGCCCTGCGCCTTTGCGCGGGCTAGAACGAGGAGAGTATGGCCGAGAAGAAAACTACAGGTCGGAAGAAAAAGGTCAAGCGTCAGGTGCCCTCTGGGAAGGCCTTTATCCACGCTTCGTACAACAACACCATCGTCACCATAACCGACCCCGAGGGTAACCCGGTCACCTGGTCCTCGGGTGGGGTGATTGGCTACAAGGGCAGCCGCAAGGGCACCCCATACGCCGCCCAGCTTGCCGCTATGGATGCGGCCAAGAAGGCCCAGGGCTTTGGCATGACCAGCGTGGAGGTGGTGGTGCGGGGTACCGGGGCGGGCCGTGAGCAGGCCATACGGGCCTTGCAGGCCAGCGGGTTGCAGGTGCGCTCAATTGTGGATGACACGCCGGTGCCCCACAACGGCTGCCGCCCGCGCAAGAAGTTTCGCAAAGCGGTCTAGAGGCTTTTTCGCAGGGGTGAAACTTTGGTTCCCTGTTTCACCCCGTCTTCCTGGGAACCCGGAAGCTTTAGCTGCCGCATGAGGAGAGAGAATGGGTCGCTATAGAGGACCAATCGTAAAAGTGGCGCGTCACCTTGGGGTGAACATCGCCGAGACCGAGAAGGTACAGAAGTATCTTGACCGCCGCCCGTACGCTCCTGGCCAGCATGGGCAGAAGCGCAAGGGACGCCCTTCCGACTACGCGGTGCGCCTGCGTGAAAAGCAGAAGCTGCGCTTCATCTACAACCTGTCGGAGACCCAGTTCCGCAACCTCTTTGAGGAGGCCAGCCGCAAGAAGGGGGTGACGGGCACCGTCTTCCTGCAGCTCCTGGAGAGCCGGCTGGACAACGTGGTCTTCCGCATGGGGATTGCCTCCACCCGGCGCCAAGCCCGGCAGTTTGTGCGCCACGGGCACATCCTGGTCAACGGGCGCCGGGTAACCCTCCCGGGCTACCGGCTTAGGCCGGGGGATGAGGTGAGGGTTTCGGAGCGGGCCAAGAAGATGGAGTTCATCATTCAAAACGTCGAGCGCTTCAAGAACCGCAAGGCCTTCCCCTGGCTCGAGTTCAACCCCGAGACCATGACCGGCAAATTCCTGCGCCTACCTGAGCGGGAGATGCTCTCGTTGCCGGTCAACGAGCAGCTCGTGATCGAGTTCTACTCCCGATAGTCCGCGCCATCGGAGCCGACCGCGCCTCCGGAGGAGGTCAATTTGGAAACCACCAAGACCAAAGCCCCTGTCTTCAATGCCCGTATTGACGGCAACTACGGCGAATTCGTGCTCGAGCCCCTCGAGCGGGGCTTCGGCGTGACTTTGGGGAACCCTCTGCGTCGCATTCTCCTCTCCTCAATTCCGGGCACCGCTGTCACCAGCGTGTACATCGAGGATGTGCTGCATGAATTCTCCCCAATCCCTGGGGTCAAGGAGGACGCCATGCAGCTCATCCTGAACCTCAAGGAGCTGGTGGTGCGCTTCGCACAGCCGGGCAGCGGGCCCAAGATCCTGACCCTGCGGGCCACCGGGCCCAGGGTGATTTACGCCCGCGACCTCGAGTGCCCCCCCGATGCCGAGGTTGTCAACCCCGACCTCTACCTCGCTACGCTAGAAGAGAAGGGCAAGCTGGTGATGGAGATTCGGGTAGACGAGGGGGTGGGGTATGTGCCGGCCGAGAAGCATGGGATCAAGGACCGCATCTCCTCGATTCCTGTGGACGCTCTTTACTCCCCGGTGCGCCGGGTGGCCTACCAGGTGGAGGATACCCGGCTGGGCCAGCGCACCGACCTGGACAAGCTGACCCTGCGGGTCTGGACCAACGGGGCCATCTCGCCCATGGACGCTCTTCAGCGGGCGGTGACCATTTTGCGTGAGCAGCTCAGCTTCTTCGACCAGTCGCCGGTCATGCGCCTGGAGTCCAAGCCCGCCGCTGCGGCCCCTGCCCAACCCTCCCAACCGGCTCCGCCGCCCCCCTCCAGGGCGGTGGGGTTGACCCTGGAGGACCTGGGTCTGACCACGCGGGTGCTCCATAACCTCAAGGAAGAGGGGATTGAGAGCGTGGAGAGCCTATTGGCGCTCTCCGAAAAGGAGCTCAAAAAGGTACCGGGGATTGGCGATCGCAGCCTGCAGGAGATCAAGGACTGCCTGGCCCAGCACGGGCTGAGCATAAGGGAGTAGGTATCTATGCGTCACCGCAAAGCTGGTAGAAAACTGAACCGCCACTCGGCGCACCGGGTGGCCCTGTTCCGCAACCTGGCCAAGAGCCTGTTGCTCTCGCCGGAGGGGCGGATTGTCACCACCATTCCCAAGGCCAAGGAGCTGGTGGGCTTTGTGGACCACCTGATTACCACCGCGAAGAAAGCCCCCACCCTCAAGGTGCCGGAGGGGGTTCGCTTTACCAAGCGCCGCGATAAGGATGGGCGCGAGCTGCCCCTGAAGGAGGGCGAGCGCCTGGCCACTCCGGAGGAGCTGGCTGCCTATGCCCGACGCAACCACCTGCGCCGCCAGCTCCTGCGCGACCTGCACGACCCCAAGCTGGTCAAACGTCTTTTGGAAGAGATCGCCCCCCGCTACGCCGACCGCCCAGGGGGCTACACCCGGGTGTTGAAGCTGGCCCTGCGCCGCCGGGGCGATGGCACCCAGCTCGCCCTGGTGGAGCTGGTGAGCTGAGCGTTTACCTTTCTCTTCCCGCCCGATGGGCGGGTTTTTTAGCGATTGCCCGCCCGAATTCCCAGCGCCTCCAGGGCCTTCTCGAAGGGAAGGTCGCGCCCGGTGTTGGCCAGCTGCTCTATGGAGCTCTGTACCACGATGTCGGGAAGAGCCCGCTCGGGATATGGGGTGCCGTCGGCAAAGTAGGCCCGGTTGTAGGAAATGCTTAGGGCCCCGCCGTTGATCAGGTTGAAGGGGCGGGTGGTGGTGTTGCCAATACCCAGGGTGGGCACCCCGATCAGGGGGGCGACCCGGGCTTTTTGGATGGCTGCGGCCAGGTACTCCCCGCCCGAGGCGGTGTTCTCGTCGATAAGCACGGCCAGGGGTCCCCGCCAGCGGGCTAGGAAAGGTAGGTTGGCGCTTTCGGTCTGGCCGTTGCGGGTGATGGTCAGGCGCCCATCGCGGATACGGAACTCGGTGCGCTCGGTCTGATAGCGGTCGGAGAGGGCCACGTAGGCCTCGTCCAGGAAGGCCGCGGCGGCTAGAATCATCTCGTTGAGAAGACCGCCGGAGTTGCCCCGCAGCTCCAGAATCATGGCCCGGGCTCCCTTCTGCTGGGCCTCGCGCACCAGCTCGTGCACCCTTCGGCCCACCTGGCCCTGGGCGTCGAAGTCGGGGATACGGAGAACGGCCACCCCGTCGGGCCGGAGCTTGAGCGAGGGGAAGCGGGCCAGGTTGATCTCCCGCCCGGTGAGGGTGATCTCCAGCCGCTGCCGTTCGGGGCCCCGAAGGATGGTGAGGACCACAGGTCGTCCGCTCTGCACGGCCTGCACCAGGAACTGGGCGGCCTGGTTTTCGTCGGGAAGCTCATTTAGGGGGCGACCGTTGACGGCGATGATGCGGTCGCCGTACTGGAGGCCGGCCTCATCGGCAGGGCCTCCCTCCACCACGTCCACGATCAGCCGGTCGCGGGAGCCTGGGATGGGCACGTGGGTGATGCCGATGCGCAGGGTGCGGGAGGGGGCGTTGCCCTGGCGGCTTTCGCGCGCGCTGCGCAGGGCCTCGGGGCTCAGGTAGTAGGTGTGGTTGTCCCTGAGCTCCTCGATCATGCGCTGGATAACCGGCACAGCCTGGTCATAGGGGCAGCTCTCCCTCCTTGGGGCGCAGACCCGCTCCAGCTCCCCTTGGTAGCGGGCGGTGAGCTCCTTGAGGCTGAGGGTGGAGGGTCCGTTGTAGTAGAACTCCAGGTAGAAGCTGGCCTGGTCAAAGAGGTCCTGGGCGGGCGAGGCCAGAACCGGGGCCAGCAGAAGCGCCAGGGTGGCCAGAACTTTCCGCATAGCTTCACCTGCCGAGAAGTTGCAGGGCGCGCTCCAAAATCACGTCGCGTCCAGCGATAAGGGCTTCTAGGTCGTCTTCCATTGCGACGTCTGGGGTAACCCGCAGGGGGAAAAGGGAGCCGTCCAGGTGGCGCATGCGCAGCGAGGAGACCGCGATGAACTCCCCGTTGATGAGGGGGCCTTCAGCGCTGCCCGACATGCCCAGGGCCCCGGCGGTGGGCTCGCCCACCACCCGGGCCCGCCCGGCTTTTTGCAGGAAGTAGGCCAGCATCTCGGTGGAGTTGAAGGTGTGGCGGTTGACCAGCACCACCACCGGCAGGTGGGCCAGGTAAGGCGCTTTGAGGGCGCTGAGCTCCTCCTCGTCGCCGTTTTCGTACTTGACCTTTAAGCGGCCGTTTTCCACGGTATGGGTCTCGTCCTGGCCCTGGAAGCGGCGGTCGTAGATGAAGCCCCCACCCCCAGTGAAGGCCGCGGCGGCCAGCAGGGCCTCGGAGTCGTAGCCGGTCAGGGCGTCGCGCAGGTCGATGACCATGCCCCGGGCCCCGGCCTGCTCGGCCTGGCGGGCCGCGTCGTGGATGCGCTGGGCGGGGGAGAACTCATCGGAGCTGTAGAGGTGGTAGACCCGGAGGTAGGCGATGTTGCCGCGCAGCTCGAGCCTGGGTTGCATGCTGGCCTGGGCGACCCTGGGGGTCAGGGTGAGGCTGCGGGGGCTGCCCTGGCGGCTGTAGCTGAGGCTGATGGGGCGTTGGGCGCTCTCGGCGGCCTTGAGCCGGGCCAGGGTGGCGGGCTGGCCGGCAATCTGCACGATGAGGTCGCCCCGCCGGAGGCCCGCTTCGTGGGCAGGCTCGCCGGGGAAGGCCTCGGTCACCACCAAGCCCCTCGGGGTCTCGCGTACCCAGACCCCAATGCGGGGGGCTGCGGGCCCTAGGCCGGCGCCGTAGCGCTGGTCGTCGATCAGTTCCTCGCGGGTGATAAGGGTGGTGAAGGGGTCGCCGATATCCTTCACGATGCGCTCGATGACCTGCCGGGCCTTATCGTAGCCGCAGCGCTCGCGCTCAGCGGCGCAGAGCCGGTCCAGCTCGGGCTGGTACTGCCGCCTTAGTTCGCGGAAGGGAGGGACCTTGGCCGGGCCGTTGTAGTAGAAGCCGATGAGGAAGGTGGCCTGGTCGAAGAGACTCTGGGCGGGCGAGGCCAGCGCCGGTGCAAGGCCAAGCAGCAAGCCTAGGAGGGCCGTTCGCAGGGTCATGCTTCAATATAAGCAGGAAAATGTGAGGGCGATGGTAAACGGGCGCAAATTGTCTAAAAGCCAGGAGGGGCGGGCTCAAGGGCGAGCCACCCGGTCCGCACCCCTTCCACCACCTCGAAGCTGCTCAGGAAGGTTCCTGGGTAGTAGTAGCCCAGGATCTGGCGAAAGTCCCAGCCCAGAAGGGCCAGCCCCCGGGCCCCCCACTGGCTCAGGCCTACCCCATGGCCGCTGCCCTGGCCGTAGACCCAGAACCCTTCGAAGCGCACCCGGGTGGAGGGCAGCCCCAGCCCGCGCAGCAGCCGGGTGGCCTGCACTGCGTCCAGCTCGAGCGCCCCCTGGCTTCCAACCACCCTAAGCCGCAAAGGCCGGCCGCTTTCGCTGTAGAGGATTGGGGCAACAGTCTGCACGCTGCCCACTGAAAGGCCGAGCCCTGCCAGCCCCCGGGCCACCGCCTCGGGGGTAAGGGAGCGGCTCCAGGTGCTGTGGGGGCTTTGGGCGTAGGGGTCGGGGCGGGCTTGCAGGTAGGGGAGGCTATTTCCCCAAACCTCGCTTGCCGAGGCGGTGTAGCCCCCTGAGTCGGCGTGGTAGACCGCGGTGATGGGCCTTTGGTTGTGGCTTACGATGAGCCCGCGGGTGGCCAGCACGGCCTGGGTGTGCCTGGGGCTCTCGGCGGCACGGCCCAGATAGACCTGGCAGCGCTCGGAGGCGCAGAGGTCGTAGAGCCCCTGGGGGTTGAGGCGATAGAGGGCGAAGGTGCGGGCCAGGATGGCCTGGGCCTGGAGGACAGCCTCGGGGAAGGAGGCCGGCACCTCGGCAGGCACCACGCCCAGCAGGTAGTCCTCGAGCCAGACCCGGTTGATGAAGAGCAGCCGGCCCTCCTGGGCCACCACCAGCAGGTGGCCGCGGTAGCTGCGACCGTTCAGGCTGAAGCCCTCTGGGGCAGCGAACTCCACCCAGGGCCCCACCTCCTGGCCCTCCACCACCACCCCGCCGCTGCCAGCCCAGACCCGGAAAGCCCCGCCCCCCTGGGCCAGGCTGCCCCCAGCCCCCACCCGTTGGTGCGGGCCTATCAGCACCTGGGCTGAGGCCGCCTCCAGCAGCAGCGCCCGCAAAAGCAGGTCCTGTTGGCCCAGGGCTACCCCCAGCAGCGCAAAGCAGAGGGCAAGAGGACGCACCATGGGCCCAGTATAGCCCTGGGGCCCCGTCGGGGCGGTTCATCTCAGCCCAGCGGAATGAGGTGCCGGCCGGTGGGGGGAAGGGCCTGCAGCCGGTGCAGAACCTCCTCCCCCTGTTTGAGCAGGTACATGGGGAAGGGGTAGGTCCTCTCCTGCGGACCGGCGGGGGCCAGGTGGCGTTGCAGGCGGGCAAACTGGGCACCGGTGGTGTTTTCCTGGCGCAGGGCCCCCTCCAGCACCTTGCGCTCCAGGCGCTCGATTTCGTGGGCAATGCGCACCTGGGCCCGGTGGAGGGGACGGGCCAGGGTGGGGTCGGGCAGCAGGGTCCGGACTTTCTCCAGTTCAGCGCGCACGCGCTCTAGGTGGGTTCGTAGGGCCTGTACACGTTCGTCCTGCTGGGCCAGCACGGCCTTGAAGCTCCCCTCGGGGTCTTCCTGGAAGGCCCAGGGGTCGAGCCTGTACTTCTGCAGGATGCGGATTATGGGGGGCTCGAGCACCGTTGCCTGTAGACGGGGGATGATTGCAGGCATGCGCAGGCCGTGCAGGGCGTAGACCCCCCCCAGCTCGGCCACGTAGCGGATCTCGCCCGGCCCCACCACCAGCCCGGCGGTGGGCAGCACGCTGTCCTGCAGCACCGGCCGCAGGCCCGCGGCAGGGGTGAGGCGGGCGGGGTCCTGGGCCAGGATGTCCTCGAGCTGGGCTGGCGTGTAGCTCCTGGTTCCGTCCTCAAAGCGGCCGCTGCGGTAGCGCAGCAGGCGGCGCCGGCCATCCTCCCCCTCCAAAAACAGGTTGGTGGCGGCCTCGCCGCGGCCCAGGGTGGGCTCGAGGCCTGCTTGCCGCATGGCCCGGGCGGTCTGGTTGATGGCCTCGGCGGAGGCCAGAGGGTCTTCGAGCTCGCGCTTCAGCCCCGGGATGAAGAGGGGGGCCAGCTCGGGGGCCATGGGGTCGAAGACCACCAGGCCCAAAGGCCCCAGGAACTCCAGCAGCATTCGGGCGAAGACCTCGCCGAACCGCCACTCCCCCAGCATGGCTTGGCACAGCCGGGCCCGCACCGAGGCATCCCCCCCAAACTCGCTCAGGAGCTGGCAGACCGCGCCGGTATGGGGGCCAAAGGGAATTCGCCCTGCGGGGTGAGCAGAGGGCAGGTCAAGCGCCAGGCGGTAGATGCGCTCCTCGAAGCCCAGCAGCTCTACCTGCCGGATTTCGTCGGTGTCGTGGTCCTGCGAGGCCACCCAGAAGACCGCCACCACCGGCCGGTGGGGCTGGGTGTGCTGGGCAGCCAGCTTCAAGGCGGTGTGGGCCTTGTAGAAGGTGTAGGCCGGGCCGGTGAGCAGCCCAGCTTGCTGCCCTGCGACGATGGCCCGGCTCTCGGGGTGGGCGAGTTGCTGGGCGGCCCGAAGGCTCTCCTCCGGCGCCCCAAGCCGCCTCAAGTAGGCCAGAAGCCCCCGGCCCAGAGCCTCGCGCGGGGCCTCCCGGGGAGTGGAGAGCACCTTCGGCAGGTCTTCTGGGCCGAAGGGCAGAAAGAGGCGCAGGGCGTCCGGCATAACCAGGGGATTCTAACGCCTTTCCTGGAACAAGATGCTGCGGCTTGTCACAGCGCCACCTGCCGCAGGGCCTCGGGGTCCAGAATCAGGATGCGCCGATAGCCCAGCTCGATGGCATCGCTCATGGCCAGCTCGCCCAGCACCTTGGTGATGGTCTCGCGCGTGGAACCTGCCAGGTGGGCCAGGTCTTGGTGGGAAAGGGTCACCTCCAGTCCGCCCTCGCCCTTGCGCATGGCCGTGAGCAGGGCCTTGGCCAGCCGGGGCAGCACCTCTTTGAAGCGGAGGTCGCGCAGGCGCTCCTCGGCCTTGCGCAGCCGGTGGGAGAGCAGCTTTACGAAGGCCATCTGGACCTCGGGAAAGCGGCTGGTGAGGCGCTGCAGGTCCTCACGGCTGGCCGAGAGCAGCTCTGAGTCCACCAGGGCCTCGGCGAAAACCCCGTAGCGCCCCTCGGGCAGAAGGGCCCCCTCGCCGAAGATCTCCCCCGCCCCCACCACGGTGAGGGTCACCTCTTCCTCGCGCTTCCCTAGCTGGAAAAGCCGCACCCAGCCGTCCACCACGTAGTAGAGGGTTTTGGCCTCGTCCTGGGGATAGCAGATGTAGCTGCCCCGCCGGGCGGTGAAGCTGTGGAAGACCCGCTCGGCCTCGGCGCGGGCCTCCAGGGACAGGGCGGCGATGGCCTCCGGTATCATGCTTACCAAAATTTATTGCTTGGGCTGTGGCCGCATCTCAAGCGCAGCATACAAATTGTGTGCAGCCTACATTAGGGAAAGAGGGGCTGGCTCGAGGGGGGCAGCAGCCCGGCCGCCTGGCCCCGGCGGAAGAGCTCGGCCACCGCCGCCTCGCCCTCGGGGCCCACATCGAGCGAGAACTCGTTGACGTAGGTCCGGATGTGGGCCCATACCACCTCGTCCTCCAGCTCCTGGGCGTGGGCCTTGATGTAGGCCACGGTTTCCTCGGGGTGGGCCTGGGCGTACTCGAGGCTGGCGCGCACCGCGGCGTCCAGGGTCCGGATGGTCGCCTCGCCCAGGTCGCGCCGGGCCAGGATGGCCCCCAAGGGCAGCGGCAGGCCGGTCTCCTCTTCCCACCACTCCCCCAGGTCCAGCAGCCTCACCAGGCCGTAGCGCGGGTAGGTGAAGCGCGACTCGTGGATGATGAGCCCGGCCTCGGCCTCGCCCCGCGCCACGGCGGGCATGATCTGGTCGTAGCGCATCTCTACCGGGATGAAGCCCGGGCTGTGCAAGGAGAGCAGAAGAAAGGCCGTGGTGTAGCGCCCCGGGATGGCCACCCGCCGCTCCTCTAGCCCTCCTATAGGGGCCCGGGCCACCAGCAACGGCCCCACCCCACGCCCCAAGGCCCCGCCCGAGCGCAGCGCCACGTACTGCTCGCGCAGGTGCCCGTAGGCCGCGTAGCTTATCTTAGTGAGCGGCAGCCGGCCCTCCAGGGCCCAGCGGTTCAGGGTCTCCACGTCTTCCAGCTCCTCTTCTATGGGGAAGGGAAGGGGAATTTTGCCGTGGGCCAGGGCGTAGAAGATAAAGGTGTCGTTGGGGCAGAAGGAATAGCCGAGTCGCACGGCCCCAGGCTAGCGCGGAGGCCGGGGGGGGTGTGTGCCTCGGCTGACAGCCCGCTGACCGCGGTGGGCCACAATGTAAAGTGTGAAGCAACAAAAACTGCTGCGCGATCTCCTCATTGGCGCGATAGGGGTGGCCTTTGGCTACTGGGCCGCCGGCATCCACAGCTAGGAGGGCTGGGCAGGGCTGCTGCGCGAGGGCTGGGTGGGGTTGTTGGTGGCCCTGGGCGCTGTGGGGCTGATTTACCTGGCCTTCCGCCGGGTGCGCTAGCGCTCCAGCAGGCTTTCCAGGAAGCCCGGGCGGAACTGCGCCGCCACCAGGTCGGCCATGGCCTCGAAGCGGGCCTCGAGGCCCCCGCCTTCCTGACCAAAAAGCCGCCCCAGAACCTCTGGATTCTCGAAGAGCCCGTGCAGGTAGAGCCCCAGGACGCTGCCCTGCTGGAAGTAAAGCCCCCCGCTCTCGCCGTGGCGAATCTCGTAGCCCGCTACCTCCAGCCCCTCCAGCGCCCGCCAGAAGCCGGTGAGCCCCTCCAGACGAAGCCGGGTGTGGCGCTGGATTTTTTCCGCTTTGAATACGGTCTCCAGCGGCAGCAGCCCGAGCCCCGTGTGGCTGCCGGGGCTTTCGATGCCCGAAGGGTCGTGGAGGGCCCGGCCTAGCATCTGCAGCCCCCCGCAGATGCCCAGGAGGGGTCTTCCAGCCTGGGCGTGGGCGCGCAGGGCCTCGGCCAGGCCCCGGGCCTGAAGCCAGGCCAGGTCGCTGGCGGTGTGTTTAGAGCCCGGCAGCACCACCAGCCCAGCCCCTTCCAGCACCTCGGGCTGCCGGGCCCAGACCAGCCGCACCCCCGGCAGGTGCTTGAGGGGCTCGAGCTCGTCCAGGTTGGAGGCCCGGGGGTAGGCCACCACCGCCACCGTGAAGCCCTGGCCCACCGGGCGGGCGTCGAAGACCCCGTCCTCCTCGGGCAGGCCGTGGTCCGGCCAGTAGGGCAGCACCGCCACCGTGGGCACGCCGGTGAGGGCCTCCAGCCGCTCGGGGGCGGGGGAGAGGAGGCTGGGGTCCCCCCGGAACTTGTTGAGCACGAAGCCCCGGATCAGCGCCCGCTCCTCTGGCTCCAGCAGGGCGTAGGTGCCATACAGGTGGGCGAAGGCCCCACCCCGGTCGATATCGGCCACCAGGAGCACCCGGGCCCGGGCTTCCAGGGCGACGCGCATGTTCACGATGTCGCTGTGCTTCAAGTTGATTTCCGCCGGGCTGCCCGCCCCCTCGAGGATGACGAGCTCATAGGCCTCCATCAGCTCGAGCAAAGCCCGCCTGACCACCGGCCAGAGCCGGGCCTTGCGCGCGTGCCAGGGCAGGCGCGAGAGGGCCGGGTCGGGCCGCCCCAGCACCACCACCTGGCTTTTCTGGTCGCCCTCGGGCTTGAGAAGCACCGGGTTCATCCGCACCTCGGGTACGGCGCGGGCGGCCAAGGCCTGGAAGTACTGCGCGCTGCCCATCTCGCCCCCCGCTACCA harbors:
- a CDS encoding cobyric acid synthase, which produces MNGRAIMVQGTSSGAGKSFLATALCRYYARLGLRVAPFKAQNMSNNARVVAGGEMGSAQYFQALAARAVPEVRMNPVLLKPEGDQKSQVVVLGRPDPALSRLPWHARKARLWPVVRRALLELMEAYELVILEGAGSPAEINLKHSDIVNMRVALEARARVLLVADIDRGGAFAHLYGTYALLEPEERALIRGFVLNKFRGDPSLLSPAPERLEALTGVPTVAVLPYWPDHGLPEEDGVFDARPVGQGFTVAVVAYPRASNLDELEPLKHLPGVRLVWARQPEVLEGAGLVVLPGSKHTASDLAWLQARGLAEALRAHAQAGRPLLGICGGLQMLGRALHDPSGIESPGSHTGLGLLPLETVFKAEKIQRHTRLRLEGLTGFWRALEGLEVAGYEIRHGESGGLYFQQGSVLGLYLHGLFENPEVLGRLFGQEGGGLEARFEAMADLVAAQFRPGFLESLLER
- a CDS encoding menaquinone biosynthesis family protein, which gives rise to MRLGYSFCPNDTFIFYALAHGKIPLPFPIEEELEDVETLNRWALEGRLPLTKISYAAYGHLREQYVALRSGGALGRGVGPLLVARAPIGGLEERRVAIPGRYTTAFLLLSLHSPGFIPVEMRYDQIMPAVARGEAEAGLIIHESRFTYPRYGLVRLLDLGEWWEEETGLPLPLGAILARRDLGEATIRTLDAAVRASLEYAQAHPEETVAYIKAHAQELEDEVVWAHIRTYVNEFSLDVGPEGEAAVAELFRRGQAAGLLPPSSQPLFP
- a CDS encoding S41 family peptidase encodes the protein MTLRTALLGLLLGLAPALASPAQSLFDQATFLIGFYYNGPAKVPPFRELRRQYQPELDRLCAAERERCGYDKARQVIERIVKDIGDPFTTLITREELIDDQRYGAGLGPAAPRIGVWVRETPRGLVVTEAFPGEPAHEAGLRRGDLIVQIAGQPATLARLKAAESAQRPISLSYSRQGSPRSLTLTPRVAQASMQPRLELRGNIAYLRVYHLYSSDEFSPAQRIHDAARQAEQAGARGMVIDLRDALTGYDSEALLAAAAFTGGGGFIYDRRFQGQDETHTVENGRLKVKYENGDEEELSALKAPYLAHLPVVVLVNRHTFNSTEMLAYFLQKAGRARVVGEPTAGALGMSGSAEGPLINGEFIAVSSLRMRHLDGSLFPLRVTPDVAMEDDLEALIAGRDVILERALQLLGR
- a CDS encoding Crp/Fnr family transcriptional regulator; this encodes MIPEAIAALSLEARAEAERVFHSFTARRGSYICYPQDEAKTLYYVVDGWVRLFQLGKREEEVTLTVVGAGEIFGEGALLPEGRYGVFAEALVDSELLSASREDLQRLTSRFPEVQMAFVKLLSHRLRKAEERLRDLRFKEVLPRLAKALLTAMRKGEGGLEVTLSHQDLAHLAGSTRETITKVLGELAMSDAIELGYRRILILDPEALRQVAL
- the bshC gene encoding bacillithiol biosynthesis cysteine-adding enzyme BshC; its protein translation is MPDALRLFLPFGPEDLPKVLSTPREAPREALGRGLLAYLRRLGAPEESLRAAQQLAHPESRAIVAGQQAGLLTGPAYTFYKAHTALKLAAQHTQPHRPVVAVFWVASQDHDTDEIRQVELLGFEERIYRLALDLPSAHPAGRIPFGPHTGAVCQLLSEFGGDASVRARLCQAMLGEWRFGEVFARMLLEFLGPLGLVVFDPMAPELAPLFIPGLKRELEDPLASAEAINQTARAMRQAGLEPTLGRGEAATNLFLEGEDGRRRLLRYRSGRFEDGTRSYTPAQLEDILAQDPARLTPAAGLRPVLQDSVLPTAGLVVGPGEIRYVAELGGVYALHGLRMPAIIPRLQATVLEPPIIRILQKYRLDPWAFQEDPEGSFKAVLAQQDERVQALRTHLERVRAELEKVRTLLPDPTLARPLHRAQVRIAHEIERLERKVLEGALRQENTTGAQFARLQRHLAPAGPQERTYPFPMYLLKQGEEVLHRLQALPPTGRHLIPLG
- a CDS encoding SpoIID/LytB domain-containing protein; the encoded protein is MVRPLALCFALLGVALGQQDLLLRALLLEAASAQVLIGPHQRVGAGGSLAQGGGAFRVWAGSGGVVVEGQEVGPWVEFAAPEGFSLNGRSYRGHLLVVAQEGRLLFINRVWLEDYLLGVVPAEVPASFPEAVLQAQAILARTFALYRLNPQGLYDLCASERCQVYLGRAAESPRHTQAVLATRGLIVSHNQRPITAVYHADSGGYTASASEVWGNSLPYLQARPDPYAQSPHSTWSRSLTPEAVARGLAGLGLSVGSVQTVAPILYSESGRPLRLRVVGSQGALELDAVQATRLLRGLGLPSTRVRFEGFWVYGQGSGHGVGLSQWGARGLALLGWDFRQILGYYYPGTFLSSFEVVEGVRTGWLALEPAPPGF